From Cellulomonas dongxiuzhuiae, the proteins below share one genomic window:
- a CDS encoding TIGR03885 family FMN-dependent LLM class oxidoreductase — protein MVRVGFHNSHEQVHPSALLAATQLAEQRGFDAAMCSDHWAPWQSTQGHSGFAWTWLGSALATTGLPFGVVNAPGQRYHPAIIAQAAATLAAMYPGRFWVALGSGENMNEHITGDGWLPKPVRDARLVECVEIIRALLDGEEVTHDGLVKVDRAKLWTLPEVKPLLIGPAVSVATARNHARWADGLVTVNQPKDKLRQVVDAYRDAGGRGELSLQVHVSFAPTDADALRLAREQWAGNAIGPPVAWDLDTPEAFDQIADKVSDDLLRGSVLVEHDPQRLADRLVELAEIGFDAVYLHQIATDVVPSDDKHPDAADTATQPSSSLEAFIDMAAEHVLPALKEAHA, from the coding sequence ATGGTGCGCGTCGGATTTCACAACTCACACGAGCAGGTCCACCCGTCCGCGTTGCTCGCGGCGACCCAGCTGGCGGAGCAGCGCGGCTTCGACGCCGCGATGTGCTCGGACCACTGGGCCCCCTGGCAGTCGACGCAGGGGCACTCCGGGTTCGCCTGGACGTGGCTGGGCTCGGCCCTGGCGACGACCGGCCTGCCGTTCGGCGTGGTGAACGCGCCGGGCCAGCGGTACCACCCGGCGATCATCGCGCAGGCCGCGGCGACGCTGGCCGCGATGTACCCCGGCCGGTTCTGGGTCGCGCTGGGCTCCGGCGAGAACATGAACGAGCACATCACCGGCGACGGGTGGCTGCCCAAGCCCGTGCGCGACGCGCGCCTCGTCGAGTGCGTGGAGATCATCCGCGCGCTGCTCGACGGCGAGGAGGTCACGCACGACGGCCTCGTGAAGGTCGACCGCGCCAAGCTGTGGACGCTCCCGGAGGTCAAGCCGCTGCTCATCGGCCCGGCGGTGTCCGTCGCGACGGCCCGCAACCACGCCCGGTGGGCCGACGGCCTCGTCACGGTCAACCAGCCGAAGGACAAGCTGCGTCAGGTCGTCGACGCGTACCGCGACGCGGGCGGCCGCGGCGAGCTCTCCCTGCAGGTCCACGTGTCCTTCGCCCCCACCGACGCCGACGCGCTGCGCCTGGCGCGGGAGCAGTGGGCCGGCAACGCGATCGGCCCGCCCGTCGCGTGGGACCTGGACACCCCGGAGGCGTTCGACCAGATCGCCGACAAGGTCAGCGACGACCTGCTGCGGGGGTCGGTGCTCGTCGAGCACGACCCGCAGCGCCTCGCCGACCGGCTCGTCGAGCTCGCGGAGATCGGCTTCGACGCCGTCTACCTGCACCAGATCGCGACCGACGTCGTCCCGTCCGACGACAAGCACCCCGACGCCGCCGACACGGCCACGCAGCCGTCGTCGTCACTGGAGGCGTTCATCGACATGGCGGCCGAGCACGTGCTCCCCGCCCTGAAGGAGGCCCACGCGTGA
- a CDS encoding RHS repeat-associated core domain-containing protein produces MTFHRARYYDAGLGRFISEDPIGFAGGSNLYAYGANAPTVFTDPTGHNPMLIGCVAGAAFDGGAAYIGERLSGRKVNWGTVGGAAVAGCAIGAMGGVFTGRITTASRLSAPRAGVGAQGRATAPVHMVETYAPKPLKPQDAVSRWDDFLGPGNHSNIHPRTGLPDPDRIVSADGLRSIRFGAHEAGSSPTKFHFHEETWEFDEIAAVWNLHNVAVRVPFPKGAW; encoded by the coding sequence CTGACGTTCCATCGGGCGCGGTACTACGACGCGGGTCTGGGGCGGTTCATCTCGGAGGACCCGATCGGGTTCGCCGGTGGGTCGAACCTGTACGCGTACGGGGCGAATGCGCCGACGGTGTTCACGGATCCGACGGGGCACAACCCGATGCTGATCGGGTGCGTCGCGGGGGCGGCGTTCGATGGTGGGGCGGCCTACATCGGGGAGCGGCTGTCGGGGCGGAAGGTCAACTGGGGGACCGTCGGCGGCGCCGCCGTTGCTGGCTGTGCTATCGGCGCGATGGGTGGGGTGTTCACTGGTCGCATCACCACCGCCAGCCGCCTATCCGCGCCCCGCGCTGGGGTGGGCGCACAAGGCAGGGCTACCGCCCCGGTTCACATGGTCGAAACGTACGCTCCGAAGCCGCTGAAGCCACAAGATGCGGTCAGCCGGTGGGATGATTTTCTGGGTCCTGGGAATCACTCGAACATCCACCCGAGAACCGGCCTACCCGACCCGGATCGCATCGTATCGGCCGACGGTCTCCGCAGTATCCGTTTCGGTGCTCATGAGGCGGGATCCTCGCCCACAAAGTTCCATTTCCACGAGGAGACGTGGGAGTTCGATGAGATCGCTGCTGTTTGGAACCTGCATAATGTTGCAGTTCGTGTCCCGTTCCCGAAGGGAGCTTGGTAG
- a CDS encoding RHS repeat-associated core domain-containing protein: protein MVEAAGEALEYDADGNLLSDGSRSFVWDELGRLVSVDVAGGDLSFGYSPTGGRSSRGVGDSASGFVDVGANPAVELDGQGQAVAGLLSGGMDQWFARTHAGGTDAVLTDLLGSPVGLGGADGSVSARWSFDPFGVASVSGDVHGADLGFTGRQFDGAGLTFHRARYYDAGLGRFISEDPIGFAGGSNPYAYGANAPTVFTDPTGHNPMLIGCVAGAAFDGGAAYLGERLSGRKVNWGTVGGAAASGCALGALGGWAFRGGVQAGRAANVVDDVCSFDGATLVVMADGSRKPIDEVRVGEMVQAMDPETGEAGAREVTHTWMHQDTLVDLTVEGGAALTTTEDHPFWSVTDQRFEAADELSEGERILSADGQELEVYGLAPGSARQALAYNLTVEGIHTYFVGVGDESALVHNTCKVRGLWNITTEGTAATRRGPFGTLWKSKSDDLWWSRDTAGHGGSAWKVYQETPKGLEWMAGADQYGDFIRGKHKSAVGAFIPWRLIN from the coding sequence TTGGTCGAGGCCGCCGGTGAGGCGTTGGAGTACGACGCGGACGGGAACCTGCTCTCGGACGGGTCGCGGTCGTTCGTGTGGGACGAGCTGGGACGTCTGGTGTCGGTGGACGTCGCGGGTGGGGATCTGTCCTTCGGGTACTCCCCGACGGGTGGTCGTTCGTCTCGGGGCGTGGGGGACTCGGCCTCGGGCTTCGTGGACGTGGGGGCCAATCCGGCGGTCGAGCTCGATGGTCAGGGGCAGGCCGTCGCGGGGTTGTTGTCCGGGGGGATGGATCAGTGGTTCGCCCGGACGCATGCCGGGGGGACGGACGCGGTGCTGACGGATCTGCTGGGTTCGCCGGTGGGTCTGGGTGGTGCGGACGGGTCGGTGTCGGCGCGGTGGTCGTTCGACCCGTTCGGGGTGGCCTCGGTCAGCGGTGATGTCCATGGTGCGGATCTGGGGTTCACGGGTCGGCAGTTCGATGGTGCGGGTCTGACGTTCCATCGGGCGCGGTACTACGACGCGGGTCTGGGGCGGTTCATCTCGGAGGACCCGATCGGGTTCGCCGGTGGGTCGAACCCGTACGCGTACGGGGCGAATGCGCCGACGGTGTTCACGGATCCGACGGGGCACAACCCGATGCTGATCGGGTGTGTGGCGGGGGCGGCGTTCGATGGTGGGGCGGCGTACCTGGGTGAGCGGTTGTCGGGGCGGAAGGTCAACTGGGGGACCGTCGGAGGGGCGGCCGCGTCGGGATGCGCTCTCGGCGCACTCGGAGGGTGGGCGTTCCGAGGTGGCGTTCAAGCGGGCCGAGCCGCGAACGTGGTTGACGATGTGTGCTCTTTTGACGGTGCGACCCTGGTCGTGATGGCCGACGGCAGTCGAAAGCCAATCGACGAGGTCCGCGTTGGAGAGATGGTTCAGGCGATGGACCCCGAGACCGGCGAGGCCGGTGCTCGCGAGGTCACTCACACGTGGATGCACCAGGACACACTGGTCGACCTCACGGTTGAGGGCGGGGCGGCACTTACCACGACCGAGGATCATCCCTTCTGGTCGGTCACAGACCAGCGGTTCGAGGCTGCCGACGAACTCAGTGAAGGCGAGCGGATTCTCAGCGCCGATGGGCAAGAGCTCGAGGTCTACGGCCTCGCGCCCGGCAGCGCACGGCAGGCCTTGGCGTACAACCTCACCGTCGAGGGGATCCACACCTACTTCGTCGGGGTTGGCGACGAGTCCGCTCTCGTGCACAACACCTGCAAAGTGCGCGGCTTGTGGAACATCACCACAGAAGGGACGGCGGCCACCCGAAGAGGTCCGTTCGGAACTTTGTGGAAGAGTAAGTCCGATGATTTATGGTGGTCGCGTGACACGGCTGGGCATGGAGGGTCGGCTTGGAAAGTATACCAAGAAACCCCTAAAGGTCTCGAGTGGATGGCCGGCGCGGATCAGTACGGGGACTTCATCCGTGGCAAGCACAAGAGTGCCGTCGGAGCCTTTATCCCCTGGAGGTTGATCAATTGA